In one window of Methanobacterium formicicum DNA:
- a CDS encoding DUF1616 domain-containing protein, whose translation MKWLGLLKGSGLSTLITIFALFLPGYAIITAIWPDDESMGWTLRAGVGFVLGLVFVLFLPLIFNSLKWGYLDKYLYSILFILAILFSILAMVRRSEYEYKEEVPPEEGQLTLEESIERAALLRQQADADEYEDYYYEEEYPEEGYNAEELAEEEYDEDELTENDHFTEEDYPLDGTGKEPEHQELEKGKPLKFEKVEDFQKKAEYPLEDKADTSEESRVAPLKVDESIKTSNLDYEAEMDKPVWAEEPPEKKSGFKNWDMAMILFLTGISLLFLYFNPLKTTSTSIIFFILLLFIMGYAGLTIVFPDKSRTSTRNLLIGSISIAIILFILSFLAWRVQILPNLPKFIVQILFVASIILSAGAFIRKWLVTHKDETPTEEAPEETVPVEEDKEQKEIPTVEKPIAQYEVPEKEVKEEIPEKEVKEKKDPLAFLKTLSTPKSTEIVAKKEIHKEPPSFKPRNHYLDIIIVAAITLLTVAFVLIPPLNKTFIRTILGVLLVLFIPGYSLIAALFPKWGDLDGIERAALSFGLSIAVTPLIGLALNYTPWGIRLDPILVSLTIFTLAMVTIAFLRRRRLPDEEKFFVPFGEFTKNIRTSFKGESRTERILSIILIISIVLAIATTAYVIVKPKEGEKFTEFYILGPDGKASNYPTNLTTGQTGSIIMGVVNHEYTTTDYLLVIKVNNNTLKNQTLTLSSGEKVEIPYNFTAGTTGQKKMEFLLYKLPDNATAYRSLHLWLNVK comes from the coding sequence TTGAAATGGCTCGGACTGTTGAAAGGATCAGGGTTATCCACATTAATCACAATTTTTGCATTATTCCTACCAGGATACGCCATCATAACTGCAATCTGGCCTGATGATGAGAGTATGGGCTGGACACTCCGTGCAGGAGTGGGCTTTGTCCTGGGACTTGTTTTTGTACTGTTTTTACCCTTAATATTTAACAGTTTAAAATGGGGATATCTCGACAAATATCTCTACTCCATACTCTTCATTCTGGCCATTCTATTCTCTATACTAGCCATGGTTCGGCGTTCCGAGTATGAATACAAAGAAGAAGTGCCTCCTGAAGAGGGGCAGCTCACCCTGGAAGAATCCATTGAACGGGCAGCATTACTGAGGCAACAAGCAGATGCTGATGAATACGAAGATTACTACTATGAAGAAGAGTACCCTGAAGAAGGATACAATGCAGAAGAGCTTGCTGAAGAGGAATATGATGAAGATGAACTTACTGAAAATGACCACTTCACTGAAGAAGACTACCCCTTGGATGGAACTGGTAAAGAACCAGAACATCAAGAATTAGAAAAGGGGAAACCCTTAAAGTTCGAGAAAGTTGAGGATTTCCAAAAAAAAGCTGAATATCCATTAGAGGATAAGGCGGATACTTCAGAAGAATCTAGGGTAGCACCCTTGAAAGTAGACGAATCCATCAAAACATCCAATCTAGACTACGAAGCAGAAATGGACAAACCAGTCTGGGCAGAAGAACCACCGGAGAAAAAATCTGGCTTTAAAAACTGGGACATGGCCATGATCCTCTTCTTAACTGGAATTTCCCTGTTGTTCCTCTATTTCAACCCCCTTAAAACCACTTCCACTTCCATAATCTTCTTTATACTTTTACTTTTCATCATGGGTTACGCCGGGTTAACCATAGTTTTCCCGGATAAATCCCGTACCAGTACCCGGAACCTCCTCATAGGGAGCATAAGTATTGCCATTATCCTCTTCATACTGTCTTTCCTGGCCTGGAGAGTGCAAATACTACCTAATCTACCCAAATTTATAGTGCAGATATTGTTCGTGGCTTCAATTATACTCTCTGCCGGGGCATTTATCAGGAAATGGCTAGTCACCCATAAAGATGAGACCCCCACTGAAGAAGCCCCTGAAGAAACTGTACCAGTTGAAGAAGATAAGGAACAAAAAGAAATCCCCACTGTGGAGAAACCTATTGCCCAATACGAGGTTCCTGAAAAAGAGGTCAAGGAGGAAATTCCTGAAAAAGAAGTCAAGGAGAAAAAAGATCCACTGGCCTTCCTTAAAACTCTAAGTACGCCCAAATCCACAGAGATTGTTGCTAAAAAGGAAATACATAAAGAACCACCAAGTTTTAAGCCCCGCAACCATTATCTGGACATAATCATCGTGGCGGCCATCACCCTACTGACTGTGGCCTTTGTACTTATACCCCCACTCAACAAGACCTTTATCCGCACTATACTGGGCGTTTTACTGGTTTTGTTCATTCCGGGTTATTCCTTAATTGCTGCACTGTTCCCTAAATGGGGGGATCTGGATGGTATTGAGAGGGCGGCGTTAAGTTTTGGTCTGAGCATTGCGGTTACTCCACTTATTGGCCTGGCACTTAACTACACTCCTTGGGGTATCCGACTGGACCCTATACTGGTTAGTCTTACCATTTTCACCCTGGCCATGGTCACCATCGCCTTTTTAAGGCGGAGGAGGTTACCAGATGAAGAAAAATTCTTTGTACCCTTTGGTGAATTTACAAAAAATATCAGAACTTCATTTAAAGGAGAATCCAGGACGGAAAGGATACTATCCATCATATTGATCATCAGCATTGTGCTGGCCATTGCCACCACGGCTTACGTTATAGTAAAACCCAAGGAAGGCGAAAAATTCACAGAATTCTACATCTTAGGACCGGATGGAAAGGCCAGTAACTATCCCACTAATTTAACCACCGGCCAGACTGGTTCCATTATTATGGGGGTGGTAAATCATGAGTACACCACCACTGATTATCTCCTGGTGATTAAGGTGAACAACAACACCTTGAAAAACCAGACCCTCACCCTGTCCAGTGGGGAGAAAGTGGAAATACCCTACAACTTCACCGCCGGAACTACCGGCCAGAAGAAGATGGAGTTCTTACTCTACAAGCTACCAGATAATGCAACTGCCTATCGATCATTGCACCTGTGGCTGAATGTGAAGTAG